In Elstera cyanobacteriorum, the genomic stretch GAAGTCATGAGCGAGAGCGATCAACTGCTCGTTCTCAAGTACATGCCGTACAATCGCTAATCGCCCCGGAGATCTGAACAATGGCACGTGTTAAGCGGGGCGTAACGTCGCACGCCCGTCACAAGAAACTTCTCGGTCTGGCCAAGGGCTACCGCGATCGCAATTCCTCGAATTACCGCATTGCGCTGGAAAAGGTCGAAAAGGCCCTGCGTTATGCCTATCGTGACCGTCGCAATAAGAAGCGTACCTTCCGCGCGCTTTGGATCCAGCGTATCAACGCCGGTGTCCGCGAACATGGCATGATCTATTCGCAGTTCATCAACGGGCTGAAGAAGGCGGGCATCACGCTCGACCGCAAAGTCCTGTCGGATATCGCCACCCGCGAGCCGGCGTCGTTTAAGGCCTTGGTCGAAAAGGCCCAGGCTGCTCTGGCCGCTTAAGTCCGGCGTTTTCGCCGACTGCACGGTAAGAGCTGGTATCGGAAGGGCCGTTCCCACCCTGGGGGCGGCCTTTTCTTTTGTCTTTAAAGCCCATTCGCAACGAAGGTGCCCCGATGAGCGATAATCCGTCGCTGGAGGAAAGCCAAGCCAAGGCGCTGGCCGATTTCGACGCCGCCGCCGATCTTGCCGCGCTGGACGCGGCCCGCGTCGCCCATTTGGGCAAAAGCGGGACGGTCGCCGGTCTGATG encodes the following:
- the rplT gene encoding 50S ribosomal protein L20, which codes for MARVKRGVTSHARHKKLLGLAKGYRDRNSSNYRIALEKVEKALRYAYRDRRNKKRTFRALWIQRINAGVREHGMIYSQFINGLKKAGITLDRKVLSDIATREPASFKALVEKAQAALAA